In Dyadobacter subterraneus, a single genomic region encodes these proteins:
- a CDS encoding glycosyl hydrolase, which produces MEIRNDLSAASLQPKINRLWQLSSEKINLISKEYDTSKGSPVFTVNGKYTTRGWTEWTQGFQYGAEVLQFDVTGDESFLERARKNTVDYMASHVSHFGVHDHGFNNVSTYGNLLRLMNEGRIEENKWERDFYELALKVSGAVQAKRWTNTKDGQGYIHSFNGPHSLFVDTIRSVRALMVSHLLGHSLMGENDVKTSLLERGTFHSLATAKYSVYYGEGRDSYDLWGRTAHESVFNTSDGNFRCPNSQQGFSGFTTWTRGLAWAMTGFAEQLESLSFFSDVELEQIGGRENIENIYLKAAKATCDFYIKHTASDGIPYWDTGAPQLYKLGDYTSKKSDPYNDFEPIDSSAAAIGAQGLLRLGKYLNDKNLSEEGNKYWQAGLTTINTLFDEPYLSSDPTHQGLILHSVYHRPNGWDNIPDGQKVPNGESSMWGDYHAREVALYLHRINNGLPYYNYLNSVIVKG; this is translated from the coding sequence ATGGAGATTCGTAACGACCTGTCCGCAGCTTCGCTTCAACCAAAAATTAATAGGTTGTGGCAACTTTCATCGGAAAAAATTAATCTTATTTCAAAAGAATACGATACCTCCAAAGGCTCGCCGGTTTTTACGGTTAACGGGAAATATACAACCCGCGGCTGGACTGAATGGACGCAAGGTTTTCAATACGGAGCTGAAGTTTTACAATTTGATGTTACCGGCGACGAATCTTTTTTAGAAAGAGCCAGAAAAAATACGGTTGATTATATGGCTTCTCATGTCAGCCATTTTGGTGTGCATGACCATGGATTTAATAATGTTAGTACTTACGGGAATTTACTTCGTTTAATGAACGAAGGCCGGATTGAAGAAAATAAATGGGAGCGGGATTTTTATGAACTGGCGCTAAAAGTTTCCGGTGCAGTTCAGGCAAAACGCTGGACAAATACCAAAGACGGCCAGGGATATATTCATTCTTTCAACGGTCCGCATTCCTTATTTGTTGATACCATCCGCTCCGTCCGCGCCTTGATGGTTTCCCATTTATTGGGGCATAGTCTGATGGGTGAAAATGATGTAAAAACAAGTCTTCTGGAAAGAGGCACTTTTCATTCCCTGGCTACTGCAAAATATTCTGTTTATTATGGTGAAGGTCGCGACAGCTATGATCTTTGGGGCAGAACGGCGCATGAAAGTGTATTTAATACCAGCGATGGAAATTTCCGTTGTCCAAATTCGCAGCAGGGATTTTCCGGCTTTACAACCTGGACACGAGGACTGGCCTGGGCGATGACCGGTTTTGCCGAACAATTGGAATCACTTTCTTTTTTCTCAGATGTAGAACTGGAACAGATCGGTGGACGGGAAAATATTGAAAACATTTATCTCAAAGCCGCGAAAGCTACCTGCGATTTCTACATAAAACATACTGCATCCGATGGCATTCCATACTGGGATACCGGAGCTCCTCAGCTTTACAAATTAGGAGATTACACCAGCAAAAAATCTGACCCATACAATGATTTTGAACCGATTGACAGCTCAGCGGCAGCCATCGGCGCGCAGGGATTGTTGAGATTGGGAAAATATTTGAATGATAAAAATCTGTCCGAAGAAGGAAATAAATACTGGCAGGCCGGATTAACTACGATCAACACACTTTTCGACGAACCATATCTTTCATCAGATCCAACGCATCAGGGTCTTATTCTTCATTCTGTTTATCACCGTCCAAATGGCTGGGATAATATTCCGGATGGACAAAAGGTACCAAACGGAGAATCCAGTATGTGGGGTGATTACCACGCAAGGGAAGTAGCGCTTTATCTGCATCGGATAAATAACGGATTGCCATACTACAATTATCTCAATTCTGTAATTGTTAAGGGTTAA